From Tripterygium wilfordii isolate XIE 37 chromosome 16, ASM1340144v1, whole genome shotgun sequence, one genomic window encodes:
- the LOC119981056 gene encoding protein COBRA-like: MEYLSLSSGSISKLSGFATLLLILPYCSTFTCTEAYDALDPNGNITIKWDIMSWTPDGYVATVTMFNFQQYRHIQAPGWTLGWTWAKKEVIWSMVGAQTTEQGDCSKYKGNVPHCCKKDPTVVDLLPGTPYNQQIANCCKGGVINSWAQDPDTALSAFQVSVGAAGTTNKTVRLPKNFTLKAPGPGYTCGPAKIVRPTKFITADKRRVTQALMTWNITCTYSQFLAQKTPTCCVSLSSFYNETIVNCPTCTCGCQNNITHPGSCVNPNSPYSASVVSGPANSNTPLVQCTSHMCPIRVHWHVKLNYKEYWRVKITITNFNYRMNYSQWNIVAQHPNFDNVTQLFSFNYKALTPYEGLNDTAMLWGLKFYNDLITQAGPLGNVQSELLFQKDKSTFTFEKGWAFPRRIYFNGDNCVMPPPDSYPWMPNASSRQTLSLLYSILTALASMALALAFV; this comes from the exons ATGGAGTATCTGTCGTTATCATCTGGATCTATTTCCAAGCTCAGTGGCTTTGCGACTTTGCTTCTCATTTTGCCTTATTGCTCAACTTTCACTTGTACAG aagcTTATGATGCTCTTGATCCAAACGGGAATATCACTATCAAATGGGATATAATGAGCTGGACTCCTGATGGCTATGTT GCGACTGTTACAATGTTCAACTTCCAGCAATACCGGCATATACAAGCACCGGGTTGGACGTTGGGGTGGACATGGGCGAAAAAGGAGGTTATTTGGAGCATGGTGGGAGCCCAAACCACAGAGCAAGGGGACTGCTCAAAATACAAAGGCAATGTCCCACATTGCTGCAAGAAGGATCCGACAGTTGTCGATTTATTACCAGGAACTCCTTACAACCAGCAAATTGCAAACTGCTGTAAAGGCGGAGTTATAAATTCATGGGCGCAGGATCCTGACACTGCATTGAGCGCATTTCAGGTCAGTGTGGGTGCTGCTGGAACTACAAATAAAACTGTAAGGTTGCCAAAGAACTTCACCTTGAAAGCACCAGGACCTGGATATACTTGTGGGCCTGCAAAGATTGTGAGACCAACAAAATTTATAACCGCGGACAAAAGGAGAGTGACTCAAGCTCTGA TGACCTGGAATATTACTTGCACATATTCACAATTCCTTGCTCAGAAGACGCCAACCTGTTGCGTTTCACTCTCCTCCTTTTATAATGAAACAATAGTGAACTGTCCGACTTGCACTTGTGGATGTCAGAACAACATAACACATCCTGGGAGCTGTGTGAA TCCCAATTCGCCATATTCAGCTTCAGTTGTTTCAGGACCAGCAAATAGCAATACTCCTTTGGTTCAGTGTACCAGCCACATGTGTCCCATCAGAGTCCATTGGCATGTTAAGCTGAATTACAAGGAGTACTGGCGGGTTAAGATTACGATCACGAATTTCAATTATAGAATGAACTACTCACAGTGGAATATAGTTGCGCAACATCCCAACTTTGATAATGTCACCCAGCTTTTCAGTTTCAATTACAAGGCATTAACTCCTTACGAAGGCTTAA ATGATACTGCCATGTTATGGGGACTCAAATTTTACAATGACTTGATAACGCAAGCTGGCCCGCTCGGAAATGTGCAATCAGAACTGCTTTTCCAAAAGGACAAATCAACTTTCACTTTTGAGAAGGGGTGGGCGTTCCCTCGGAGGATTTATTTTAACGGAGATAATTGTGTCATGCCACCTCCCGATTCCTACCCTTGGATGCCAAATGCCAGTTCTCGAcaaactctctctcttctttattcGATCCTAACAGCCTTGGCTTCCATGGCACTCGCACTGGCATTTGTTTGA
- the LOC119981017 gene encoding pentatricopeptide repeat-containing protein PNM1, mitochondrial-like, giving the protein MPPLTSLQLGRVLRHCLSSSSSSSFIRINTFSPRLATTYFPKLQFLSRHFSSQELQPQDINPVALSISTELLQSSNTDPLSVSERLHLNFSHITPTSSLVLQTLNLSPDAGRTVLGFHQWLVSSADFKHTDDTLSFFIDYFGRRKDFKATDEILEAGKGVAGDRTLESVIDRLVRAGRPTQVVGFFDRMEREYGFKRDKNSLKMVVEKLCEHGYASCAEKMVKNLANVVFPDEVICDLLIKGWCVDGKLEEAKRLAGEMYRGGFEIGITSYNAILDCVCKLCRQKDPFRLQLEAEKVLLDMETHGVPRNVETYNVLISNLCKIRKTEDAMNLFHRMGEWGCYPDETTFIGLIRSLYQAARVSEGDEMIDRMKSAGYGGKLDKKAYYGFLKILCGIERLEHAMTVFKKMKDDGCEPGIKTYDLLMGKWCSLKRVDKANALFNEALKNGVPVTPKEYKVDPRFLKKPKVDEKNKKRETLPEKMARKRRRLKQIRLSFVKKPQKMMRRAI; this is encoded by the coding sequence ATGCCGCCATTAACGTCTCTGCAACTTGGTAGAGTTCTTCGTCACTGTCTATCgtcctcttcttcatcatcttttaTTCGAATCAATACTTTTTCTCCTCGTCTTGCCACTACCTATTTTCCCAAATTGCAGTTTCTCTCCAGACATTTCTCCTCTCAAGAACTGCAACCTCAAGACATAAATCCAGTAGCTCTCTCCATCTCCACCGAGCTCCTCCAGAGTTCCAACACAGACCCTCTCTCTGTATCGGAACGACTTCACCTCAATTTCTCCCATATCACTCCCACATCTTCCTTGGTACTTCAAACCCTCAATCTCTCCCCAGATGCTGGACGGACGGTTCTTGGATTTCACCAGTGGCTCGTGTCGAGTGCTGATTTCAAACACACTGACGATACCCTCTCCTTCTTCATCGATTACTTTGGACGCCGTAAGGATTTTAAGGCGACCGATGAGATTCTTGAGGCCGGCAAAGGTGTTGCCGGGGATAGAACGCTTGAATCGGTGATTGACCGCCTTGTGCGTGCTGGGCGGCCAACGCAGGTTGTTGGGTTCTTTGATCGGATGGAGAGGGAATATGGGTTTAAGCGTGACAAAAACTCTCTGAAAATGGTTGTGGAGAAGTTATGTGAACATGGGTATGCGAGTTGTGCTGAGAAAATGGTCAAGAACTTAGCAAATGTGGTATTCCCGGATGAGGTTATATGTGATTTGTTGATCAAAGGCTGGTGTGTCGATGGGAAGCTCGAGGAGGCCAAGAGATTGGCAGGGGAGATGTATAGAGGAGGGTTTGAGATTGGGATAACGTCTTATAATGCCATTTTGGATTGTGTGTGTAAGCTTTGTAGGCAGAAAGACCCCTTTCGGCTTCAATTGGAGGCTGAGAAGGTATTGCTGGATATGGAAACTCACGGGGTTCCGAGGAATGTGGAGACCTATAATGTATTGATTAGTAACTTGTGCAAGATTAGGAAGACAGAGGATGCAATGAACTTGTTTCATAGAATGGGGGAGTGGGGATGTTATCCTGATGAGACAACATTTATTGGTTTGATTAGGAGTTTGTATCAGGCAGCAAGGGTTTCCGAGGGGGATGAAATGATTGATAGGATGAAGTCTGCAGGGTATGGAGGTAAGCTTGATAAGAAGGCCTACTATGGattcttgaaaattttgtgtggGATTGAGAGGCTTGAGCATGCTATGACTGTTTTTAAGAAGATGAAAGATGATGGGTGTGAACCAGGGATCAAGACTTACGATTTGTTGATGGGCAAGTGGTGTTCCCTTAAGAGAGTCGATAAGGCCAATGCACTGTTTAATGAAGCATTGAAGAATGGAGTTCCAGTGACACCTAAAGAGTATAAGGTGGATCCGAGGTTCTTGAAGAAACCAAAGGTTGATGAGAAGAATAAAAAGCGGGAGACGTTGCCTGAGAAAATGGCGAGGAAAAGGAGACGTCTTAAGCAAATTCGGCTTAGTTTTGTGAAGAAGCCACAAAAAATGATGCGAAGAGCCATTTGA
- the LOC119981018 gene encoding transcription termination factor MTERF15, mitochondrial, translating to MAARFLLNRAALYQYLSFANPKPQFLSSVQFSQQSHTQGRKHISLANLLQRYGFPSSVLRNLLATNHFLLSSDSHDIEKSLGILLSFRIPQKSLVSLISDCPGVLELEFLKKWKVGFSKSGNLGLPPMAIKSILEYARRFQTDPDGFQRSLGLLKGLGFTQGTVSRVLEGFPGVMMLRESEIERRIEFLLSIGIPMEGIQCILHSFPEVLGYGVENRLIPLLDEFGNLGFGKDFVRKEIVREPEILRLELGELSRCLQLLRSLKCRERIKEQIFNEGAFRAGFEVKLRVDCLCKHGLLRREAFTVLWKEPRVIMYKLEEIERKIDFLVKKMKFNVGCLIEVPEYLGVNFEKQIVPRYNVIEYLESKGALGCEIGLGSLVKLSRLRFYNLYVKPYPECEELYGRFSDVHVKSRHPAGLWKLFQPPKYPDSREDVKNMKAFVESLV from the coding sequence ATGGCAGCTAGATTTCTCCTAAATAGAGCCGCTCTCTATCAATACCTATCATTCGCCAATCCAAAACCCCAATTTCTTTCTTCAGTTCAATTTTCCCAACAATCGCATACACAAGGTAGAAAACATATTTCTCTTGCAAATCTCCTCCAAAGATACGGTTTTCCTTCCTCTGTGCTTCGCAATTTACTCGCAACAAATCACTTCTTATTGAGTTCTGATTCACATGACATCGAAAAGTCTCTGGGTATTCTCTTATCCTTCAGAATTCCCCAGAAATCGCTCGTTTCATTGATATCAGACTGCCCTGGAGTTTTGGAATTGGAATTCCTTAAGAAATGGAAAGTGGGTTTTTCAAAATCTGGGAACTTGGGTTTGCCCCCAATGGCAATCAAGAGTATTCTGGAATATGCAAGAAGGTTTCAGACGGACCCAGATGGGTTTCAAAGGAGTTTGGGGCTTTtgaagggtttagggttcactCAAGGCACTGTAAGTAGAGTTTTAGAGGGCTTTCCTGGGGTGATGATGCTGAGAGAAAGTGAGATTGAACGGAGAATCGAGTTCCTGTTGAGCATTGGTATTCCCATGGAAGGAATTCAATGTATTTTACATTCTTTTCCTGAGGTTTTAGGATATGGAGTAGAAAACAGGCTAATACCATTGCTTGATGAGTTTGGGAATTTGGGTTTTGGCAAAGATTTTGTTAGGAAAGAGATTGTTAGAGAACCAGAAATTCTCAGGTTGGAATTAGGGGAGCTTTCCCGATGCTTGCAATTGTTGAGATCCTTAAAATGTAGGGAGCGAATAAAAGAGCAAATTTTCAACGAGGGTGCTTTTAGAGCTGGGTTTGAAGTGAAACTGAGAGTTGATTGCTTATGCAAACATGGACTGCTTCGTAGGGAAGCATTCACAGTGTTGTGGAAAGAACCGAGAGTGATCATGTACAAGCtggaagaaattgaaagaaagatTGACTTCTTAGTTAAGAAGATGAAATTCAATGTGGGTTGCTTGATTGAAGTTCCAGAGTATTTAGGTGTGAATTTTGAGAAGCAGATTGTTCCTCGGTACAATGTGATTGAGTATTTGGAATCCAAAGGTGCACTGGGTTGTGAGATTGGATTGGGGAGTCTAGTTAAACTGAGTAGGCTTAGATTTTATAACTTATATGTCAAGCCATACCCAGAATGTGAAGAATTATATGGCAGGTTTTCAGATGTCCATGTCAAAAGTCGACATCCAGCTGGTTTATGGAAGCTTTTTCAACCACCAAAGTACCCAGATTCAAGGGAAGATGTGAAGAACATGAAGGCCTTTGTGGAATCACTGGTCTAG
- the LOC119981309 gene encoding DNAJ protein JJJ1 homolog, translating to MASEKRCHYEVLGLSLDCTADEIRSAYKRLALLRHPDKLVKSGLSHAEATAQFQELAQAYEVLSDPKERAWYDSHRTQILFSDSNSASNANSSIPDLFHFFSNSVFSGYTDTGKGFYKVYSDLFEKIYANEVKFAKILGLRVDSVREAPVMGNLGSPYKQASAFYDYWLGFCTVMDFGWVDQFNAKAGPDRRTRRFMEEENKKLRKKAKREYNETVRSLAEFVKKRDKRVIDMMVKREKERELKKEKEKEWRKKVEREKRERASRYEEPEWARVQEEEEGEEGPIDGDVIEEGGDEETKRNEFYCVVCGKRFKSEKQWKNHEQSKKHKEKAAALREYFTEEVEEKGQEEEEEKEEEEEKEEEIDEVSESEGVKNDVEELKERFREELRVGEGGGNGVDQLSNRDGAEEDDFVDVGDGDWVEVTAEDADDDPNEDDDWETYVIEAMRRKKAGLKDEDKDEDVELPIKMTLEDEKNDASFMEYDNRKKTGRNQGRRKNREKKNGEATTKVDLDETTSHNEGTNGHDNSHVTETPSHSFDKHENEDKIGDQRSKNRSKQSRSFDKKRASKNETITKSDRLAKGKKGKASSRNSENICEKCGEEFVSRNQLHKHLGDTGHASLKMSSR from the coding sequence ATGGCATCGGAGAAACGATGCCACTACGAGGTGCTCGGCCTCTCGCTCGATTGTACGGCCGATGAGATCCGTTCGGCCTACAAGAGGCTAGCCCTGCTCCGCCACCCGGATAAGCTTGTCAAGTCCGGGCTCAGCCACGCTGAAGCCACCGCCCAATTCCAGGAGCTAGCCCAGGCGTACGAGGTTCTATCCGACCCCAAGGAGCGTGCCTGGTACGACTCCCATCGCACTCAGATCCTATTCTCCGACTCTAACAGCGCCTCCAACGCCAACTCTTCAATCCCTGACTTGTTCCACTTCTTCTCCAATTCGGTTTTCTCGGGTTATACCGATACAGGTAAGGGATTCTACAAGGTGTATTCTGATTTGTTCGAAAAAATTTATGCAAACGAGGTCAAATTTGCGAAAATTTTGGGGTTGAGGGTGGATTCGGTGAGGGAGGCTCCGGTGATGGGGAATCTTGGGAGCCCGTATAAGCAGGCGTCCGCTTTTTATGACTATTGGCTAGGGTTCTGTACGGTTATGGATTTTGGATGGGTCGATCAGTTCAATGCCAAGGCAGGTCCAGACAGGAGGACAAGGAGGTTTATGGAGGAGGAGAACAAGAAGCTTAGGAAGAAGGCTAAGCGGGAGTACAATGAGACTGTGAGGAGTTTGGCTGAGTTTGTGAAGAAGAGGGACAAGAGGGTGATTGATATGATGGTGAAGAGGGAGAAGGAGAGGGagttgaagaaggagaaggaaaaggaaTGGAGGAAGAAGGTGGAGAGGGAGAAGAGGGAGAGAGCTAGCAGGTACGAGGAGCCTGAATGGGCAAGAGTtcaggaggaagaagagggtgAAGAAGGACCGATTGACGGTGATGTAATTGAAGAAGGGGGAGATGAGGAGACTAAGAGGAATGAGTTTTATTGTGTTGTGTGTGGGAAAAGATTTAAAAGTGAAAAGCAGTGGAAGAATCATGAGCAGTCCAAGAAGCATAAGGAGAAGGCTGCTGCATTGAGAGAGTATTTCACTGAAGAAGTAGAAGAAAAaggtcaagaagaagaagaagaaaaggaggaagaagaagaaaaggaagaagaaatagatGAAGTGAGTGAATCTGAGGGAGTGAAGAATGATGTGGAGGAATTGAAAGAGAGGTTTAGGGAGGAACTTAGGGTTGGGGAGGGTGGTGGAAATGGGGTTGATCAACTAAGTAATAGGGATGGGGCAGAGGAAGATGATTTCGTAGATGTTGGGGATGGGGATTGGGTAGAAGTCACCGCTGAGGATGCTGATGATGATCCGAACGAGGATGATGATTGGGAAACGTATGTAATTGAAGCAATGCGTAGGAAAAAGGCAGGTTTAAAGGATGAGGACAAAGATGAGGACGTGGAGTTGCCAATAAAAATGACCTTGGAGGATGAGAAGAATGATGCCAGCTTTATGGAGTATGATAATCGAAAGAAAACAGGACGTAATcaagggagaagaaaaaatagggagaagaaaaatggagagGCTACAACAAAGGTTGATCTCGATGAAACTACAAGTCATAATGAGGGAACTAATGGGCATGATAATTCGCATGTCACAGAAACCCCTTCCCATTCTTTTGATAAGCATGAAAATGAGGACAAAATTGGTGACCAGAGGAGTAAAAATCGTAGCAAACAGAGTCGATCTTTTGATAAAAAGAGGGCGTCAAAGAACGAAACAATTACAAAATCTGATAGGTTGGCTAAAGGAAAGAAAGGAAAG